Within the Piliocolobus tephrosceles isolate RC106 chromosome 15, ASM277652v3, whole genome shotgun sequence genome, the region CAGAGGCAGCCCCTCACCCAGAGACTCAAAGGGCTGGACAGAGAAGAGAAGATAGAGAACACCTTTTGCCCCCTGCCTCATAAAGCCAAGCCCGATGTGGGCAAGGACCAGGCAGTTAGCGGGCCTCCTGGCAGGCAGACGGGTCTTGCCAAACTCCCACTTACTTCCCAGAAGCTCCAGGGCCCCTTGGGAGTGGCTCCACCCAGCTGGCACCCCTCCAAGTTGGGCGCCCACGTCAGCAGGTCCTCACACTCCCTTGCCCTTTCACCCAGTGACAATAGGACAGGCGATGGGGAGGGGGACTCCCTGAAGCAGGTACTTGGAGAAGCGTCTGTCTGCCTGAGCATGGCCCTCCTGTTACCACCCCTGCCGCACCCGGCTCAGAGCAACGCCTGAGGCTGATGCCCAAGTGAAATGCTCTCCTCCCAGGGCCTCCCGGCCTGGTCGCCCTTCCTGGGTGATGCATTGGCTCCCATGTACCGGAATGAATGCTGAGTCAGAAAGGCCCAGTGGCCTTGGCCGACACCCAAGGCCTCTCTGGACTTCATGACCCCAACTGTAATATGGAGATAGTCATAATAGTGACCTTGTAAGAAGTTTTTGAGGATTAAGTTAAAAATACATCTGAAGGGTAAGAACTTATTATTCTTAAGCTTCAGCCTGCAGTAGGAAGTGAGATTGAGCCCTGGGGGCATCTGACCCCAAAGAGGAGGCACAGCTAGGCCAGGGCTGCCTGGCCAGGGCAGTGGCTGTGGTGGGGCGTGAGGTGCTGCCTGGGATAAGAGCCTCTGGTTAAGCCTGGATTTGTCATTTGCTTTGAAAGTCACTAAGTTCAACAGGACGAAGGGCAGAGGAAGGGGTTGTCACTTGCGGCTGAAGCTGGGTCCTGAGGAGCTGGGTCCTTGCAGGCTGGGGTaggagaggcagaggagggccaCGAGGCAGTGTGGGAAGCACTGTGGAGAGGAGGTGCCAGCTTGGCTGGGTGTGGGATGAGGATGGGTCTCTGGGGTGGCTGCAGGGTATAGCAAAAGAAGGGCAAGGAAGGGATGTGTAGCTCCTTGAAGCTGGGGGTTTTGTGAGCATAGTCACAGTGGGCAGTGAGGCTGCCACACAGGCAGGCGCCGGCTTTTACTAAGAGACGGTGGGCCCAGGGAAGTCACAGCCTATGACAAACACAGGACAAGGGAGCAGTGGTGGCAGAGAGGGAGTGAGGGTCCCTGATGGTGGTACGTGTCTGCCTGACTCCACAGAGATGGCCCCGCCCCCAGGCCCATGCTCTCACGTCACCCTTCCCCTGTGAGATCCCACCACCACCGCTTCCATCTTGCAAGTCACAGGTTCCAAAGAGCTCTAACGCCTGGTCTCTCCTGTGCTCCTGCAGATGGCTCTGGGGGCAGCGAGGGTGGGGGTTGGTAGCCCTAGCTCAATCCTCCAGAGTGCAGGAAAGGCAAGTGAGCCCAGAGAGGGGTGGGgatttgcccaagaccacacagctatCACATGGCCAAGCTGGGGCTATGTTCACGCTCCCTACTCCCTGTTGAGCCCCATCCATGGTGCCATGCCCTCCCCTCTCCACAAAGTAGTGCCGGCCTGGGGGACAGGGAAGGACGGGATGAGAAGCAGCTCTGGCTCGGGGCCTGCCCAGTTGTTGAAGTGAGTTTTGGTCTGGCTGCCATGGCCGAGCTGGCGGGCACAATCTGTTCTCACCCTGCTGGAGCACAGACGTCCCACACACAGTGGCTCTACAGCTCAGCAAACAGTGACATAGTTACTGGTCCGACGCTgtggaggagggcaggggagcTGGTTCTAAGGGCAGCCCCAAGCAGCTGTCCCCAGAGCTCCCTGAGCTTTAAGATCCAAAAGGCCCTGGGTTGACAGAGGTGCCAGTCTTACTGGAACTGAGCGGCCCTCGAGCCTGGCTGCTCTCTTGGAAACATGAGAGTAATCTGGCACTTCACTCATTGTTAATCACAGGGAGCCACTACTGAGTACTTGATAATGTACCAGGCTCTGAGCTAAGTGCATTACACACAATATCTTACATATTCCTCCCCAAAGTCCTGTGAGGCAAGTGTactattaaccccattttatagatgtggaaactaaggctcagagaaatcatacacacacacacacacacacacacacacacacatacacagagagagagagtgcaagtCCAGTATCCTGCCCTACAATTTAGTTATCAAACATATTCTGGGCCTCCATAGGTATGGCTGGCAACGTGGAGGTGGAAGCTAGAGAGGAGTGTGACAAGGTCCATCAGTGCCACCCCTTACCCCCAGAGCTAGTGTTTAGCTCTATGTCATTGGGGATCCTGGAGGACAGGGGGTGGTGGTAATATTGGCCCTGGAATTACAAGCTGAACATTTTCAGTGCCACTCAAATAAGGCAGAGATCACTTTTAGCTGTGAGGAATCCAGGAGGACtgcatgaaagaagaaatatttggttAAGATTTGATAAGacttagaagagaagaaaatgccaGCATCATGTTATTATCATAATTCTATTAATAAAAGTAGTAAATATCTCAACAATGAAAGAAGCAGGCCAGCACCAGTAAACacactttacaaatgaagaaacatgctcagagaggggaagtaatttgcccagggtcacacagccactAGGGCCCTGTCACTGGGGATGAGTTCCCATCCAGGTTCATTTTCCCTCCAGGTAGCCAGAAGAATTCTCGACTTAGGCCTTTGAATGGCTGGTGCAGAGGGAACCTTTGCCTCTGCCCTGATCCTGGCTCAGGGTGGGCCGGGGTGTGGGcggggcacagagaggttatcTGGTTGATGATAGTAACACACCTGGAAGGACACCCAGGGCTCCTGCTTTGCCAAGGGTAACACACTTCCCCATGAGGACAGACCCTACATCAGGCCAAGCACAGAGGATGACCCCAGGGCCTCCAACTGGAGGCTGATGAGGACCCCGGAACACTCATTCATCCAGCTGTTGCGGGGAGGGACAGGCAGTCTCCTTTCTCCTCTGGCACAGTGGGCCAGCTGTCCCAGGGAGACTGAAGGGCCCTTGTTGCCAACCAACCCCACATAAGCTTTGGCTGGCAGCAAGGTATTCACCAAGAAGCCAGCCCTGCCTCGGTCTCCCTTCCTGTACACTGGATCACAGGATGTCAGAACCCATTCAGGGCAACCACTTCACCTTGTagtcaaggaaactgaggcatggagaggacAAGGAGCACGCCCGCAGCCCAGGACACTGAGCTAGAATCCAGCTCTCCCAGATGACCTGTGCCCTCACTCTCTCCCTGTGCCCCTGGACCAGTTCTCAGCAGCACTCAGGCCACCCCTTCTCTAGGCATATAAAACAGTCCAGTCATTGAGGTCAAACGGACTCGAGTTCAAACACGGTTGCTCTGCTCCCAAGCCGTGTGACCTTGGAAGTCAGCCCTCcctatttcttccttcctacATACTTTCTGCAGGTGTCACAGAGTACAATAGAAAGCATGAGCAAGGGCCTAGCACAGTGCGTGGAGACAGGAGCGCCCGTCACTGTAGGCTCAGACCCGCAAGGTGGGGAAGGTGGCGGGGCgagggggagggagaagagggttTCTGGAAGGGCAGCCCCATAGCGTGtgctttctctcctctcccctgctTTCCCCCAGGCTACGGGCACGCGGCGCCCAGCACGGATGGCGGCAAGGTGTTCTGCATGTTCTACGCGCTGCTGGGCATCCCGCTCACGCTCGTCATGTTCCAGAGCCTGGGCGAGCGCATCAACACCTTGGTGAGGTACCTGCTGCACCGCGCCAAGAAGGGGCTGGGTATGCGGCGCGCCGACGTgtccatggccaacatggtgctcATCGGCTTCTTCTCATGCATCAGCACGCTGTGCATTGGCGCTGCCGCCTTCTCCCACTACGAGCACTGGACCTTCTTCCAGGCCTACTACTACTGCTTCATCACGCTCACCACCATCGGCTTCGGCGACTACGTGGCGCTGCAGAAGGACCAGGCCCTGCAGACGCAGCCGCAGTACGTGGCCTTCAGCTTCGTCTACATCCTTACAGGCCTCACGGTCATCGGCGCCTTCCTCAACCTCGTGGTGCTGCGCTTCATGACCATGAACGCCGAGGACGAGAAGCGCGACGCCGAGCACCGCGCGCTGCTCACACGCAACGGGCAGGCGGGCGGCGGCGGAGGCGGTGGCAGCGCGCACACCACGGACACCGCCTCGTCCACCGCGGCAGCTGGCGGCGGCGGCTTCCGCAACGTCTACGCGGAGGTGCTGCACTTCCAGTCCATGTGCTCGTGCCTGTGGTACAAGAGCCGCGAGAAGCTGCAGTACTCCATCCCCATGATCATCCCACGGGACCTCTCCACGTCCGACACGTGCGTGGAGCAGAGCCACTCGTCGCCGGGAGCGGGCGGCCGCTACAGCGACACGCCCTCGCGACGCTGCCTGTGCAGCGGGGCGCCACGCTCCGCCATCAGCTCGGTGTCCACGGGCCTGCACAGCCTGTCCACCTTCCGCGGCCTCATGAAGCGCAGGAGCTCCGTGTGACTGCCCCGAGGGGCCTGGAGCACCTGGGGGCGCGGGCGGGGGATCCCTGCTGGGAGGCCAGGAGACTGCCCCTGCCGCCTTCTGCCTAGTGGGACACCCCGCAACACCTCACCACTCTGCCCCAGCACCCCCATCTCCGACTGTGCCTGCTTGCACCAGCCGGCAGGAGGCCGGGCTCTGAGGACCCCTGGGGCCCCCATTGGAGCCCTGCAAATTCCGAGAAATGTGAAACTTGGTGGGGTCAGGGAGGGAAGGCAGAAGCTGGGAGACTCCCTTCCCTTTGAAAATCTAAGAAGCTCCCAGTCCTCAGAGACCCTGCTGGTACCCAGACCCCCACCTCCGGAGGGGACTTCATGTTCCGTGTACGTTTGCATCTCTATTTATACCTCTGTCCTGCTAGGTCTCCCACCTTCCCTTGGTTCCAAAAGCCAGGGTGTCTTTGTCCAAGTCACCCCCACTCAGTCCCactccccttccccatccccatccccagctGTGTCTCCCAACCTCCCTTCGTGTTGTTTTGCATGGCTTTGCAGTTATGGAGAAAGTGGAAACACAGCAGTCCCTAAAGCTGGTCCCCAGAAAGCAGGACAGAAAGAAGGAGGGACAGGCAGGCAGCAGGAGGGGCcagccaggaggcaggaggcagtggCCTGCCAGTCTGCAGAATGGTCACACTGGAGGTTCAAACTAACTGGCCTCTAGCCACATTCTCATAGCAGATAGGACTTCAGCCTTCCAGACACTGCCCTTAGAATCTGGAACAGAAAACTTCAGACTCACCGTCCCCAGCCACTGCTGACAATTCCCAACTCTTAAATTTGTCGAGTGATTTTTAGCCTCTGAAAACTCTATACTGGCCACTGATTCCTTTGAGTCTCACAACAGCCTACTTAGGTCACCAGGGCAGGAGTtctcacccccattttacagatgagaacactgaggcctgGACAGGTGAAGTGACCAGAGAGCAAAAGGCAAAggggtgggggctgggtgcagtggctcacacctgtattcccaacacctttggaggctgaggtgggaggattgcttgagcccaggaattcgagaccagcctaggcaacacagtgagaccccatctctacaaaaaataaaaaattaactaggtgtggtggcacgtgcctgggaatcccagctacttgggaggctgaggtgggaggattgcttgaacctgggaagtcgaggctatagtgagccctgat harbors:
- the KCNK3 gene encoding potassium channel subfamily K member 3; translation: MKRQNVRTLALIVCTFTYLLVGAAVFDALESEPELIERQRLELRQQELRARYNLSQGGYEELERVVLRLKPHKAGVQWRFAGSFYFAITVITTIGYGHAAPSTDGGKVFCMFYALLGIPLTLVMFQSLGERINTLVRYLLHRAKKGLGMRRADVSMANMVLIGFFSCISTLCIGAAAFSHYEHWTFFQAYYYCFITLTTIGFGDYVALQKDQALQTQPQYVAFSFVYILTGLTVIGAFLNLVVLRFMTMNAEDEKRDAEHRALLTRNGQAGGGGGGGSAHTTDTASSTAAAGGGGFRNVYAEVLHFQSMCSCLWYKSREKLQYSIPMIIPRDLSTSDTCVEQSHSSPGAGGRYSDTPSRRCLCSGAPRSAISSVSTGLHSLSTFRGLMKRRSSV